From Macadamia integrifolia cultivar HAES 741 unplaced genomic scaffold, SCU_Mint_v3 scaffold46, whole genome shotgun sequence, a single genomic window includes:
- the LOC122068811 gene encoding glycine-rich protein 5-like, with amino-acid sequence MAAGLKSLPLFALLLVLSAIVAESRVARKDLGLDLGGVGIGLGAGVGIGLGGGSGSGSGSGSGSGSGSGSGSGSGAGSGAGSSAGSGAGSGAGSGAGSYAGSGAGSGSGGGRGRGAGSGSGSGQGQGQGQGSGSGYGEGYGEGSGSGNGSGYGEGRGYGSGYGSGHGK; translated from the coding sequence ATGGCTGCTGGCTTGAAGTCACTGCCTCTCTTTGCATTGCTACTTGTTCTTTCTGCTATTGTTGCTGAGAGTCGAGTTGCAAGGAAGGACTTAGGATTAGACTTAGGTGGTGTGGGAATTGGACTTGGTGCTGGTGTTGGCATTGGCTTAGGTGGGGGCAGTGGCTCCGGCTCAGGCTCTGGCTCTGGCTCGGGCTCTGGTTCTGGTTCAGGCTCTGGTTCGGGTGCTGGATCAGGTGCTGGATCATCAGCAGGTTCAGGTGCCGGTTCAGGTGCTGGCTCAGGTGCTGGGTCCTATGCTGGGTCTGGGGCTGGTTCAGGATCCGGTGGTGGTCGAGGACGTGGAGCTGGATCTGGTTCAGGCTCTGGCCAAGGCCAAGGACAAGGACAAGGGTCTGGTTCTGGATATGGTGAAGGCTACGGTGAGGGCAGCGGTTCAGGAAATGGGTCTGGTTATGGTGAAGGTCGTGGGTATGGGTCGGGTTATGGCAGCGGGCATGGAAAGTGA